From a single Rutidosis leptorrhynchoides isolate AG116_Rl617_1_P2 chromosome 5, CSIRO_AGI_Rlap_v1, whole genome shotgun sequence genomic region:
- the LOC139848795 gene encoding uncharacterized protein: protein MLLPLILRVLLIKLGLFFDLDKIDSRRSHGYLRSCPSSSRAGRFFWPSSGSRLAKPVKIRAGSWNVGTLTGKRYELVETLRKRKVDILCVQETRWKGRGAAKIKDYKLWFSGSRVARNGVGIMIGPPYNENVVDVSRRSDRIMSVRLVIQEVTYTVISAYTPHAGLGSAEKRLFWESLDEVVRTCPPDHRLIIGGDLNGHIGTNVEGYLGAHGGFGYGVRNEEGLSILYFAIAHDLAVANSFFKKTGAQLATFHSGGHSTQIDYLLLRKGDLRTCGDCKVLTDLACSSQHRLLVMDLALWRRATRRVRPAQPKILWKKLNGEKAETFNTLVVERINAEVEMVSHDEADQMWNCLASTIREVAKETLGVAVGTSRGRKADRESWWYSDEVQSKVARKQLRFRELITCQEGTPTDRTRFEERYKEAKKEAKKAVARAKEKAYEDLYSKLDSKEGANDIYRIAKARERRRRDLDNIKFIKNEVGQTLVKDDEIRKIWEGYFASLFVGGRPEHHGDLQDRDIEQSQNNMDYERINQEEVRSALRKMGRNKSVGPDQIPIEAWWCLGDDGVRWLTCIFNKTFRSSKMPMEWRLSETIPIYKNKGDAQEELNRRLEQWRVALESNGQQISRQKTEYLRCDFNGNDDEQDDGVNICIGDQILHPQISFRYLGSMLHKSGIRLWLRHLSFCPELRPTV, encoded by the exons ATGCTTCTGCCTCTTATTTTGCGTGTTCTGCTTATTAAATTAGGATTGTTTTTTGATTTG GATAAGATAGACTCTAGACGTTCTCATGGTTACTTGAGGTCATGTCCTTCGAGCTCTAGGGCGGGTAGGTTTTTTTGGCCTAGTAGTGGCAGTAGGTTAGCAAAGCCGGTTAAGATTAGAGCAGGTAGTTGGAATGTGGGAACTTTGACCGGAAAACGGTATGAACTAGTGGAGACTTTACGTAAACGTAAAGTGGACATTTTGTGTGTCCAGGAGACTAGATGGAAGGGTCGAGGGGCGGCTAAGATCAAGGATTACAAGTTGTGGTTCTCGGGATCGAGAGTAGCTAGAAACGGTGTTGGAATCATGATTGGCCCACCCTATAACGAGAATGTCGTGGATGTGAGTAGACGgagcgataggattatgtcggttaggtTAGTAATCCAGGAGGTAACCTACACGGTCATTAGCGCTTACACACCTCATGCGGGTCTTGGATCTGCTGAAAAGAGACTCTTCTGGGAATCCTTAGACGAGGTTGTGAGGACGTGCCCTCCGGACCATCGATTAATCATTGGGGGAGATCTAAATGGTCATATAGGGACGAATGTCGAGGGTTATTTGGGTGCCCATGGGGGTTTTGGGTACGGAGTAAGAAATGAGGAAGGGCTCTCTATTCTCTATTTTGCTATTGCTCACGATTTGGCTGTGGCGAATTCGTTTTTCAAGAAGACGGGGGCTCAGTTAGCAACATTCCATAGCGGGGGTCATAGTACCCAGATTGACTATTTGTTACTTCGCAAAGGAGATCTTAGGACATGTGGGGACTGTAAGGTCCTGACTGACTTGGCATGCTCCTCCCAGCACAGATTGTTGGTCATGGATTTGGCTCTTTGGAGACGTGCCACCAGGAGGGTTAGGCCCGCCCAACCTAAAATCCTATGGAAGAAGTTGAACGGAGAGAAGGCAGAGACTTTTAACACTTTGGTTGTAGAAAGAATTAATGCAGAAGTGGAAATGGTATCTCACGACGAAGCAGACCAGATGTGGAATTGTCTAGCGTCCACCATTAGAGAAGTAGCCAAGGAAACCTTAGGTGTAGCAGTAGGAACTTCGAGGGGACGTAAGGCTGATAGAGAATCATGGTGGTATAGTGATGAGGTTCAAAGTAAAGTCGCGCGTAAGCAACTAAGGTTCAGGGAGCTCATCACTTGCCAGGAGGGGACTCCGACGGATAGAACTAGGTTTGAAGAAAGATATAAAGAAGCCAAAAAAGAAGCTAAGAAGGCTGTTGCCCGTGCAAAAGAAAAGGCATATGAAGATCTGTATAGCAAGCTGGATTCTAAAGAGGGAGCAAATGATATCTACAGGATAGCCAAAGCACGGGAGCGAAGGCGCAGGGATCTAGATAATATTAAGTTTATCAAAAATGAAGTTGGTCAAACTCTAGTAAAGGACGATGAAATTAGGAAAATATGGGAAGGGTATTTCGCATCTCTTTTCGTCGGGGGCAGACCCGAGCATCACGGAGATCTGCAAGACCGTGATATAGAACAATCTCAGAACAACATGGATTATGAGAGGATCAACCAAGAGGAAGTAAGATCGGCACTACGTAAGATGGGGAGAAATAAATCTGTGGGACCGGACCAGATCCCCATTGAGGCGTGGTGGTGCCTTGGTGACGATGGTGTTAGGTGGTTGACTTGCATTTTCAACAAGACGTTTCGAAGCTCTaaaatgcctatggaatggagactgaGCGAGACTATTCCCATCTATAAGAACAAGGGGGATGCTCAA GAGGAGCTTAACAGAAGACTGGAGCAATGGAGGGTGGCCTTAGAAAGTAACGGTCAACAAattagtagacaaaagacggaatatcttagaTGTGATTTTAATGGGAACGATGATGAACAAGATGATGGAGTGAACATCTGCATTGGAGACCAAATCTTGCACCCACAAATCTCGTTTAGATACCTAGGCTCGATGCTCCACAAATCAG GGATTAGGTTGTGGTTGCGG CATCTCTCGTTTTGTCCGGAGCTTCGCCCTACTGTCTAA